TTTGCAAGACATGAAGAAAGCAGTGATCCTCGAGGATTTGCCGGCGTTCATAGACTTAGACATCCAGTTTCATGAATTAATTGTCACGTTATCCGAGATGGAGAACGTCATTCGTATTTGGGAAAGTATCGTGCACCGGATTCGTTTGCATTTCCTATATCAAAATAGTAAGTCAGGCACTCTTGAAAAATGGTTAGTAGAGCATGAAGAATTAATACAGACGCTTATTTCTACCGATTCCCTTGCCGACGCCGTCGAAGCTTTAAAAAATCATATTGTCGAAACCAATATTCCAGATGTTTATCTTTTAGAATAATCATTATGTTCTTGAAGGGAGTGATGCCATCATTCAAAATCTACCACTTGAAACAGAAGGGAGTCGTCGCAAAAATTGTCCAATCTTACTATTTCAAATATCGATGTATACGTCGTAGCAGCACCGGATGCGAAATATAAAACATCGTCGCATTACTCAGACTTAACGATGACAAATACGATTGTTCGCATTCGAACAACCGATGGTTATGAGGGCATTGGAAGTGCAGTGTCGTGGACAGAGGAAGGACTTGATTACAGTCTTGCTGAAGCCATTCGTCACCTTATTCCATTTCTCATCGGAAAATCCGCTCGCAACAGAGAAGATATTTTCCAATTATTAAATAGCCGCTGTGTCCAAATGTCACCAGAAGCCGAGTCTCCTATTGATATCGCTCTTTGGGATCTTGTGAGTAAATTTGCCAAAATGCCTTTATATCAATTTTTAGGGGGCGCACGAAGCCAAATTGTATCGTATGCCAGTACAGAATTTTTACCGACAATCGATGACTATCTTCAAAAAGTTCAGCAGCTCAAAGACCAAGGATATCGGTTCATTAAGTTTCATACGTGGTGCATCGCTGAACGGGACATTGCACTGGCTGAAGCCATTCATGACGTTTTCAAAGAGACTAACCTCAAGTTTATGATGGATGCCGAAGGAGCTTACACGCGACAAGAAGCGTTAAAAGTCGCAAAAAAACTCGCTGAATTAGACTATGTATGGCTTGAAGCTCCCCTGCCTGATACTGATCTTGACGGATATAAAGAATTAAGACAGCGTGTCGACATTCCAATCATTCCAGCTGGAAACACCTTACTTTCTCTGCAGCAAATTCAGCACGGTATTCAACAAGGATGCTGGTCAAGCGTAAGGGTCGATACGACGCTTGCAGGAGGCATTACGCAAACGCGGAAAATCCTGGGGGTTGCTGAGGCAAATGGGCTGACCGTTGAACTGCAATCATGGGGCTATACATTGTCGCAGGCAGCCAATTTACACATCATGCTCGCCTACAACAACAGCTTATACTTTGAACAAGCTGTACCAATCGAACCGTTGGAGTTTGGTGTGAAAACACCCATTCGTACAGATG
Above is a window of Litoribacterium kuwaitense DNA encoding:
- a CDS encoding mandelate racemase/muconate lactonizing enzyme family protein, with protein sequence MSNLTISNIDVYVVAAPDAKYKTSSHYSDLTMTNTIVRIRTTDGYEGIGSAVSWTEEGLDYSLAEAIRHLIPFLIGKSARNREDIFQLLNSRCVQMSPEAESPIDIALWDLVSKFAKMPLYQFLGGARSQIVSYASTEFLPTIDDYLQKVQQLKDQGYRFIKFHTWCIAERDIALAEAIHDVFKETNLKFMMDAEGAYTRQEALKVAKKLAELDYVWLEAPLPDTDLDGYKELRQRVDIPIIPAGNTLLSLQQIQHGIQQGCWSSVRVDTTLAGGITQTRKILGVAEANGLTVELQSWGYTLSQAANLHIMLAYNNSLYFEQAVPIEPLEFGVKTPIRTDENGYVHAPEGYGLGIEVDWDVIEKNAHNKLSYDERGWQK